The Brassica napus cultivar Da-Ae chromosome C7, Da-Ae, whole genome shotgun sequence genome has a segment encoding these proteins:
- the LOC106407643 gene encoding phospholipase D alpha 3-like: MAEQLLLHGTLEVKIYRIDKLHQRARFNLRGKGDKEPTAGKKIQTQIKRLAASCTDLLGGHLYATIDLDRSRVARTMMRRNTKWFQSFHVYAAHSISKIIFTIKDDEPIGANLIGRAYLPATEVISGQPVDRWLDVLDQNKRPIQGGSKIHVRVKFTSVTQDVDWNKGIISSPPFKGVPNAFFNQREGCKVTLYQDAHVLGEYPDITVAGGQAIYIHHRCWEDIFDAIWDAKHLIYITGWSVYPDITLIRDPKRPRPGGNLKLGELLKKKAEENVTVLMLVWDDRTSNKAFKRDGLMMTHDQKTYDYFKNTKVRCVLCPRNPDNGESIVQGFGVAAMFTHHQKTIVVDAEVDGLKTRRRIVSFLGGIDLCDGRYDTEEHPLFGTLNNVHSNDFHQPNFDGASIKKGGPREPWHDIHCRLDGPAAWDVLYNFEQRWLKQGNGRRYLVSMERFSEITVPPLPIVRPDDVEGWTVQVFRSIDNGAVEGFPEDPREASSVGLVTGKNNVIERSIQDAYINAIRRAKHFIYIENQYFLGSSFGWNSRDVNLNEINALHLIPKEISLKIVSKIEAGERFSVYVVIPLWPEGKPGSASVQAILDWQRRTMEMMYTDIIIALRKKGLDAKPRDYLTFFCLGNREVNKAGEYSPPEKPEANSDYARAQESRRFMIYVHSKMMIVDDEYVILGSANINQRSMDGGRDSEIAMGAYQPNHLLATNQMRPRGQVFSFRISLWLEHLRIVTNTFQFPESEKCIRMVNAKADELWGLYSAQVYPRDHDLPGHLLSYPISIGSNGEVTSLAGVELFPDTNAKVLGEKTNYLPPILTT; encoded by the exons ATGGCGGAACAGTTGTTGCTTCATGGAACTCTTGAAGTAAAGATATACAGGATCGATAAGTTGCATCAACGTGCAAGATTCAATTTACGTGGCAAG GGTGACAAGGAACCTACGGCGGGGAAGAAGATTCAAACCCAAATCAAGAGACTAGCGGCCTCATGCACAGATCTACTAGGAGGACATCTCTACGCAACCATTGACCTAGACAGATCAAGGGTGGCTCGTACCATGATGAGACGTAATACTAAATGGTTCCAATCTTTCCATGTCTACGCGGCACATTCAATCTCCAAAATCATATTCACAATCAAAGACGATGAACCCATCGGTGCAAATTTGATCGGCCGAGCTTATTTACCTGCCACTGAAGTCATCTCCGGACAGCCCGTCGACCGATGGCTCGATGTTTTAGACCAGAACAAGAGACCGATCCAAGGAGGTTCGAAAATCCATGTACGCGTGAAGTTCACTAGCGTAACACAGGACGTAGATTGGAACAAAGGAATAATATCATCACCTCCCTTTAAAGGAGTTCCTAACGCGTTTTTCAACCAAAGAGAAGGTTGCAAGGTTACGCTTTACCAAGACGCTCATGTTCTTGGTGAGTACCCGGACATTACTGTCGCGGGAGGACAAGCCATTTATATACATCATCGGTGTTGGGAAGATATCTTCGATGCGATATGGGACGCAAaacatttgatatatattactGGCTGGTCGGTCTACCCCGACATAACATTGATTAGGGATCCTAAACGGCCGAGACCAGGAGGGAACCTAAAGCTAGGGGAGTTGCTGAAGAAGAAAGCTGAAGAAAACGTGACCGTTCTGATGCTTGTGTGGGACGATAGAACGTCTAACAAAGCGTTTAAGAGAGACGGTTTGATGATGACACATGATCAAAAAACTTACGATTACTTCAAGAACACGAAAGTGCGTTGCGTTCTCTGTCCGAGGAACCCTGATAACGGTGAGAGCATTGTTCAAGGGTTTGGCGTGGCTGCGATGTTTACTCACCATCAGAAAACTATTGTGGTGGACGCTGAGGTGGATGGTTTGAAAACTAGGAGAAGGATAGTAAGTTTTCTTGGAGGTATTGATCTTTGTGATGGGAGATATGATACTGAGGAGCATCCTTTGTTTGGTACTTTGAACAATGTTCATTCGAATGACTTTCACCAGCCGAACTTTGATGGCGCATCAATTAAAAAAGGCGGTCCACGTGAGCCTTGGCACGATATTCACTGTAGGCTGGATGGTCCTGCGGCGTGGGAtgttttgtacaattttgaacAGAGATGGTTGAAACAAG GTAATGGTAGAAGGTACCTAGTATCGATGGAACGGTTCTCAGAGATCACAGTTCCGCCACTACCAATAGTACGACCAGACGATGTCGAAGGTTGGACGGTTCAAGTTTTCCGGTCGATAGATAACGGTGCAGTTGAAGGGTTCCCAGAGGATCCACGTGAAGCTTCGAGCGTAGGACTTGTAACCGGAAAAAACAACGTCATCGAAAGAAGCATACAAGACGCTTACATTAACGCCATAAGGAGAGCCAAACACTTTATCTACATTGAGAACCAATACTTCCTAGGAAGCTCCTTTGGATGGAACTCAAGAGACGTTAATTTAAACGAGATCAACGCGTTACACCTCATTCCCAAAGAGATATCTCTCAAGATCGTGAGCAAGATCGAGGCAGGTGAGAGGTTTTCAGTGTATGTAGTGATCCCTTTATGGCCTGAAGGTAAACCGGGGTCTGCCTCGGTTCAAGCAATACTAGACTGGCAAAGGAGAACAATGGAGATGATGTATACAGATATTATCATTGCTCTTCGTAAGAAAGGCTTAGATGCAAAACCTAGAGATTACTTAACGTTCTTCTGCCTCGGGAACAGGGAAGTTAACAAGGCCGGTGAGTATTCGCCTCCGGAAAAACCAGAGGCTAATTCTGATTACGCAAGAGCTCAAGAATCTCGTCGGTTCATGATCTATGTCCACTCTAAAATGATGATTg TTGATGATGAGTACGTAATATTAGGATCAGCCAATATCAACCAAAGGTCTATGGATGGAGGTCGAGACTCAGAGATCGCAATGGGAGCATACCAACCTAACCATTTGCTAGCTACCAATCAAATGAGGCCGAGGGGCCAAGTTTTCAGCTTTAGGATATCACTATGGCTTGAACATCTACGGATTGTAACCAATACGTTCCAGTTCCCCGAAAGCGAAAAGTGTATAAGAATGGTTAATGCAAAGGCAGACGAGCTATGGGGACTATACTCAGCACAAGTTTACCCTCGGGATCACGATCTACCGGGCCATTTGCTTAGTTATCCGATTAGCATTGGTAGCAACGGGGAAGTAACAAGTCTTGCGGGCGTTGAGCTCTTTCCTGATACTAACGCAAAGGTTCTAGGCGAAAAAACTAATTATCTCCCTCCAATCCTAACTACTTAG
- the LOC106410194 gene encoding glycosyltransferase BC10-like → MTFTAPRLAITVAVNQPAYLVIQNSSTTYTPHRVVTSQQLNNDELLLHQASKVNPKPPPKLPKKLAFMFLTTTSLPLAPLWELFFNQTSHHKSLCNVYVHADPAQKQKPDFFRNRIIPSSKPAYRHTPTLISSARRLLAHALLDDPSNYMFILLSPSCIPLHSFNFTYNTLASSTKSFIEILNNEPGWHDRWAARGPYAMLPEVQPEEFRIGSQFWTLTRSHARMVVSDVEIWSKFNKPCVRKDTCYPEEHYFPTLLHMRDPQGCVSATLTHVDWSVSDHGY, encoded by the coding sequence ATGACCTTCACGGCACCTCGGCTAGCCATCACTGTCGCCGTTAATCAACCGGCCTACTTAGTAATACAAAACTCTAGTACGACCTATACACCTCACCGAGTAGTTACTTCTCAGCAACTAAATAACGATGAGTTGCTGCTTCATCAAGCTTCTAAAGTCAATCCAAAACCACCACCTAAACTTCCCAAGAAGCTCGCTTTCATGTTCTTAACAACAACTTCTCTTCCATTAGCACCACTTTGGGAGCTTTTCTTCAACCAAACCTCTCATCACAAGTCTCTCTGCAACGTCTACGTGCATGCTGACCCggctcaaaaacaaaaaccagacTTCTTCCGTAACCGGATCATACCGTCCTCAAAACCGGCTTACCGTCACACCCCAACACTCATCTCATCCGCGCGTCGTTTACTCGCTCACGCCCTTCTCGACGACCCTTCGAACTACATGTTCATCCTTCTCTCCCCTTCTTGCATCCCACTCCACTCCTTCAACTTCACTTACAACACACTCGCCTCCTCCACAAAGAGCTTCATCGAGATTCTCAACAACGAGCCAGGTTGGCACGACAGGTGGGCAGCGCGTGGCCCTTACGCGATGCTCCCCGAGGTTCAACCTGAGGAGTTTCGAATAGGCTCACAGTTCTGGACGCTGACAAGAAGCCATGCGCGGATGGTCGTGAGTGACGTGGAGATATGGTCCAAGTTCAACAAGCCTTGCGTAAGGAAAGACACTTGTTACCCTGAGGAGCATTACTTCCCTACTCTCCTCCACATGCGTGATCCACAAGGGTGTGTTTCCGCTACGCTCACGCACGTTGATTGGAGTGTTAGCGACCATGGTTATTAG
- the LOC106410357 gene encoding EIN3-binding F-box protein 2 isoform X2, which produces MHLSPGSCPGVYLPARKRLRVASAAATSFYSSFEEKQTSIQVLPDECLFEILRRLPSSGRERSACACVSKHWLSVLSSIARNESVEEVESEGFLSRSLEGNKATDLRLAAISVGTSARGGLGKLQIRGSGFESKVTDAGLGAVARGCASLKVLSLWNLPAVSDVGVSEIARSCPLIEKLDLSRCPGITDKGLVAIAENCKNLSELTIDSCSGVGNEGLRAVARGCGNLRSISIKSCPRVGDQGVSFLLAQAGSYLTKVKLQMVNVTGLSLAVLGHYGSGVTDLVLHGLQGVNEKGFWVMGNAKGMKKLKSLSVTSCRGMTDVGLEAVGNGCPDLKHVCLNKCLLVSGKGLVALAKSASSLESLKLEECHRVNQFGFLGFLMNCGSKMKSFSMANCLGISEAPLPSSTSCSSLRSLSIRHCPGFGDASLSFLGKLCHQLQDIELCGLNGVTDAGVFELVQSNSVGLVKVNLSGCINVSDNAVSAISVCHGRTLESLNVDGCKNITDASLVAVAKNCYSVNDLDVSNTLVSDQGVKALASSPNHLNLQVLSVGGCSAITDKSKACIQKLGRTLLGLNIQRCGRISSSTVDNLLEHLWRCDILY; this is translated from the coding sequence ATGCATCTATCGCCGGGGAGCTGTCCCGGCGTATACCTCCCAGCACGCAAGAGACTACGCGTTGCCTCTGCTGCTGCGACGTCGTTTTACAGTTCCTTCGAGGAGAAGCAAACTTCGATCCAAGTGTTGCCTGACGAGTGTTTGTTCGAGATCCTCAGGCGCTTGCCTTCTTCAGGGCGAGAGAGGAGCGCGTGCGCTTGCGTCTCCAAGCACTGGCTTAGCGTTCTGAGCAGCATCGCTAGGAACGAGTCTGTTGAGGAGGTGGAGAGTGAAGGGTTCTTGTCGAGGAGCTTGGAAGGGAACAAGGCGACGGATCTGAGGCTGGCTGCTATCTCTGTCGGGACGTCTGCTCGCGGCGGGTTGGGGAAGCTTCAGATCCGTGGGAGTGGGTTTGAGAGTAAAGTCACAGACGCTGGACTTGGAGCTGTTGCTAGAGGCTGTGCCTCTCTTAAGGTTCTGTCTCTGTGGAATCTGCCTGCTGTTAGTGATGTTGGTGTCTCTGAGATCGCGAGGTCGTGTCCTCTGATCGAAAAGCTTGACCTTTCGCGGTGTCCTGGGATAACCGACAAGGGCTTGGTTGCGATCGCCGAGAATTGTAAGAATCTAAGCGAGCTCACGATTGATTCGTGCTCTGGCGTTGGCAACGAGGGGTTGAGGGCGGTTGCGAGAGGGTGTGGTAATCTGAGATCTATCTCTATCAAGAGCTGTCCACGTGTTGGAGATCAAGGAGTTTCTTTCCTCTTGGCGCAAGCCGGTTCTTACTTGACGAAGGTGAAGCTTCAGATGGTGAATGTGACGGGTCTCTCTCTTGCAGTTCTTGGACACTACGGATCGGGGGTTACTGATCTTGTCCTTCATGGTCTTCAAGGTGTGAATGAGAAAGGGTTTTGGGTTATGGGAAACGCCAAAGGGATGAAGAAACTGAAGTCTCTCTCGGTGACGTCGTGCAGAGGGATGACTGATGTTGGGCTCGAAGCTGTTGGAAACGGTTGCCCTGATCTGAAGCATGTATGTCTCAACAAATGCTTGCTTGTTTCTGGGAAAGGACTCGTCGCTTTGGCTAAATCTGCTTCCTCGTTGGAAAGTTTGAAACTTGAGGAATGCCACAGGGTCAACCAGTTCGGTTTCTTGGGGTTTCTCATGAACTGTGGCTCAAAGATGAAGTCTTTCTCTATGGCAAACTGTTTAGGAATCTCAGAGGCTCCTCTGCCATCATCAACCAGCTGCAGCTCCTTGCGTTCGCTGTCTATTCGTCACTGCCCTGGCTTTGGAGATGCGAGTCTCTCCTTCTTAGGAAAGCTCTGTCACCAGCTTCAAGACATCGAACTCTGCGGATTGAACGGAGTGACTGATGCAGGCGTCTTCGAGTTGGTTCAGAGCAACAGTGTCGGTCTAGTGAAGGTGAATCTGAGCGGATGCATCAATGTCTCAGACAACGCAGTCTCTGCAATCTCCGTCTGCCACGGACGCACGTTGGAGTCTCTTAACGTTGACGGCTGCAAGAACATCACCGATGCAAGCCTTGTGGCGGTAGCCAAGAACTGTTACTCAGTTAACGACCTAGACGTTTCAAACACTTTGGTCTCGGATCAGGGGGTCAAGGCTTTGGCGTCTTCTCCTAACCACCTGAATCTTCAGGTTCTTTCGGTTGGCGGCTGCTCGGCGATCACGGATAAAAGCAAGGCGTGTATACAGAAACTCGGCCGCACGCTTTTGGGGTTGAACATACAAAGATGCGGTAGAATCAGCAGCAGCACTGTGGATAACCTTCTGGAACATCTATGGAGGTGCGATATACTTTATTAA
- the LOC106407468 gene encoding ACT domain-containing protein ACR2: MQKVCWPYFDPDFDNLGERIYGPPCRVYIDNDSIQDCTVVKVNSENKQGLLLEVVQILTDMNLIITKSYISSDGGWFMDVFHVKDEHGSKLTDKTVINHIKHAIGTSRRESDSVKASDANENANNNPLEPPLIDHGEHTAIEMTGTDRPGLFSEIFAAFADLHCNVLEAHAWSHNARLACIAYVSDDSTHAPIDDPSRLASIEDHLSTVIRATADPASNSTHVGHKENETDRFLAGQGKGCMNSNVERRLHQLMLSVRDFDEPFCGASSLSLFSSKVEYCERKTTSVSIGSCEDRGYSIVTVKSKDRRRLMFDTICTLIDMQYVIFHAALRSDGADAFQEYFIRHVDGRALNTEGEKERVMKCLEAAIERRVCEGLKLELCAENRVGLLSDISRVLRENGLTVVRADVETQGQKSLNAFYVRDISGNKIDMEFVESVKKEMRPIHLEVKNEDRPEDRREQLALAAPQQQPQVHRFSLGEILRSQIERLSHNFVPTK; encoded by the exons ATGCAGAAAGTTTGCTGGCCTTACTTTGATCCTGATTTTGACAATCTTGGTGAACGCATTTACGGTCCACC ATGCAGGGTCTACATAGACAACGACAGCATCCAAGATTGCACCGTTGTGAAG GTGAATAGTGAGAACAAGCAAGGACTTCTTCTAGAAGTGGTGCAGATCTTGACAGACATGAATCTTATCATCACCAAGAGTTACATCTCTTCTGATGGCGGATGGTTCATGGATG TTTTCCATGTTAAAGACGAGCACGGCAGTAAACTCACTGATAAAACCGTCATCAACCACATCAAACAT GCCATTGGCACGAGTAGGCGAGAGTCAGACTCTGTAAAAGCCAGTGATGCCAATGAGAACGCAAACAACAATCCTTTGGAACCACCATTGATTGATCATGGTGAGCACACAGCGATAGAGATGACAGGAACAGACAGACCAGGCCTCTTCTCAGAGATATTCGCCGCTTTCGCCGACTTACACTGCAACGTCTTAGAAGCTCACGCTTGGAGCCACAACGCTCGCTTAGCCTGCATCGCCTACGTCTCCGACGACAGCACTCACGCTCCCATCGACGACCCCAGCCGCTTGGCTTCCATCGAGGACCACCTCAGCACCGTGATCCGCGCCACAGCGGATCCCGCCTCCAACTCGACGCACGTGGGGCACAAGGAGAACGAGACGGATAGGTTTCTTGCTGGACAAGGCAAAGGGTGTATGAACTCCAACGTGGAGAGACGGCTGCATCAGCTGATGCTCTCTGTGAGAGACTTCGACGAGCCGTTCTGTGGTGCTTCGTCGCTGTCGCTGTTTTCGTCTAAGGTGGAGTACTGCGAGAGGAAGACGACGAGTGTTTCTATTGGGAGTTGCGAAGATAGAGGGTATTCGATAGTGACGGTGAAGTCTAAAGATCGGAGGAGACTCATGTTTGATACGATATGTACTTTGATTGATATGCAGTACGTTATCTTCCACGCTGCTCTACGGTCTGATGGTGCTGATGCTTTTCAG GAGTACTTCATAAGACACGTCGATGGACGTGCGCTGAACACTGAAGGAGAGAAGGAGCGTGTGATGAAATGCCTTGAAGCTGCTATAGAACGTCGTGTTTGCGAG GGGTTGAAGTTGGAGCTATGTGCAGAGAACAGAGTTGGCTTACTCTCTGATATATCTCGTGTGCTACGTGAGAACGGCTTGACTGTTGTTCGTGCAGACGTGGAGACACAGGGACAGAAGTCTCTCAACGCTTTTTACGTCAGAGACATTTCCGGGAACAAGATCGATATGGAGTTTGTGGAGTCAGTGAAGAAAGAGATGAGACCTATCCACCTCGAGGTTAAGAATGAAGACAGACCAGAAGACAGACGTGAACAGCTAGCCTTGGCTGCACCTCAACAGCAACCACAAGTACACCGTTTCTCGCTCGGTGAGATCCTAAGGTCGCAGATAGAGCGACTTTCACACAACTTCGTCCCGACCAAATGA
- the LOC106410357 gene encoding EIN3-binding F-box protein 2 isoform X1, translating into MSGIFRISGDDEFFTGGGSSMHLSPGSCPGVYLPARKRLRVASAAATSFYSSFEEKQTSIQVLPDECLFEILRRLPSSGRERSACACVSKHWLSVLSSIARNESVEEVESEGFLSRSLEGNKATDLRLAAISVGTSARGGLGKLQIRGSGFESKVTDAGLGAVARGCASLKVLSLWNLPAVSDVGVSEIARSCPLIEKLDLSRCPGITDKGLVAIAENCKNLSELTIDSCSGVGNEGLRAVARGCGNLRSISIKSCPRVGDQGVSFLLAQAGSYLTKVKLQMVNVTGLSLAVLGHYGSGVTDLVLHGLQGVNEKGFWVMGNAKGMKKLKSLSVTSCRGMTDVGLEAVGNGCPDLKHVCLNKCLLVSGKGLVALAKSASSLESLKLEECHRVNQFGFLGFLMNCGSKMKSFSMANCLGISEAPLPSSTSCSSLRSLSIRHCPGFGDASLSFLGKLCHQLQDIELCGLNGVTDAGVFELVQSNSVGLVKVNLSGCINVSDNAVSAISVCHGRTLESLNVDGCKNITDASLVAVAKNCYSVNDLDVSNTLVSDQGVKALASSPNHLNLQVLSVGGCSAITDKSKACIQKLGRTLLGLNIQRCGRISSSTVDNLLEHLWRCDILY; encoded by the exons ATGTCTGGGATCTTCAGAATTAGTG GTGATGATGAGTTTTTCACTGGAGGAGGATCATCCATGCATCTATCGCCGGGGAGCTGTCCCGGCGTATACCTCCCAGCACGCAAGAGACTACGCGTTGCCTCTGCTGCTGCGACGTCGTTTTACAGTTCCTTCGAGGAGAAGCAAACTTCGATCCAAGTGTTGCCTGACGAGTGTTTGTTCGAGATCCTCAGGCGCTTGCCTTCTTCAGGGCGAGAGAGGAGCGCGTGCGCTTGCGTCTCCAAGCACTGGCTTAGCGTTCTGAGCAGCATCGCTAGGAACGAGTCTGTTGAGGAGGTGGAGAGTGAAGGGTTCTTGTCGAGGAGCTTGGAAGGGAACAAGGCGACGGATCTGAGGCTGGCTGCTATCTCTGTCGGGACGTCTGCTCGCGGCGGGTTGGGGAAGCTTCAGATCCGTGGGAGTGGGTTTGAGAGTAAAGTCACAGACGCTGGACTTGGAGCTGTTGCTAGAGGCTGTGCCTCTCTTAAGGTTCTGTCTCTGTGGAATCTGCCTGCTGTTAGTGATGTTGGTGTCTCTGAGATCGCGAGGTCGTGTCCTCTGATCGAAAAGCTTGACCTTTCGCGGTGTCCTGGGATAACCGACAAGGGCTTGGTTGCGATCGCCGAGAATTGTAAGAATCTAAGCGAGCTCACGATTGATTCGTGCTCTGGCGTTGGCAACGAGGGGTTGAGGGCGGTTGCGAGAGGGTGTGGTAATCTGAGATCTATCTCTATCAAGAGCTGTCCACGTGTTGGAGATCAAGGAGTTTCTTTCCTCTTGGCGCAAGCCGGTTCTTACTTGACGAAGGTGAAGCTTCAGATGGTGAATGTGACGGGTCTCTCTCTTGCAGTTCTTGGACACTACGGATCGGGGGTTACTGATCTTGTCCTTCATGGTCTTCAAGGTGTGAATGAGAAAGGGTTTTGGGTTATGGGAAACGCCAAAGGGATGAAGAAACTGAAGTCTCTCTCGGTGACGTCGTGCAGAGGGATGACTGATGTTGGGCTCGAAGCTGTTGGAAACGGTTGCCCTGATCTGAAGCATGTATGTCTCAACAAATGCTTGCTTGTTTCTGGGAAAGGACTCGTCGCTTTGGCTAAATCTGCTTCCTCGTTGGAAAGTTTGAAACTTGAGGAATGCCACAGGGTCAACCAGTTCGGTTTCTTGGGGTTTCTCATGAACTGTGGCTCAAAGATGAAGTCTTTCTCTATGGCAAACTGTTTAGGAATCTCAGAGGCTCCTCTGCCATCATCAACCAGCTGCAGCTCCTTGCGTTCGCTGTCTATTCGTCACTGCCCTGGCTTTGGAGATGCGAGTCTCTCCTTCTTAGGAAAGCTCTGTCACCAGCTTCAAGACATCGAACTCTGCGGATTGAACGGAGTGACTGATGCAGGCGTCTTCGAGTTGGTTCAGAGCAACAGTGTCGGTCTAGTGAAGGTGAATCTGAGCGGATGCATCAATGTCTCAGACAACGCAGTCTCTGCAATCTCCGTCTGCCACGGACGCACGTTGGAGTCTCTTAACGTTGACGGCTGCAAGAACATCACCGATGCAAGCCTTGTGGCGGTAGCCAAGAACTGTTACTCAGTTAACGACCTAGACGTTTCAAACACTTTGGTCTCGGATCAGGGGGTCAAGGCTTTGGCGTCTTCTCCTAACCACCTGAATCTTCAGGTTCTTTCGGTTGGCGGCTGCTCGGCGATCACGGATAAAAGCAAGGCGTGTATACAGAAACTCGGCCGCACGCTTTTGGGGTTGAACATACAAAGATGCGGTAGAATCAGCAGCAGCACTGTGGATAACCTTCTGGAACATCTATGGAGGTGCGATATACTTTATTAA
- the LOC106408827 gene encoding uncharacterized protein LOC106408827, whose product MSFHRRTFSYDKLPTEPIRLSVLKLDSSSFDVHVTSSASVKDLKHAIETAFSHVPKKGPSKISWPHVWGHFCLCFGDQKLVTDTECIGSYGMKDGDEVRFENHVSGNAVLNKGYSRKSKQKNSERVGPKDEDEEANRIEEIDQGSWDDLEKGSLVRYKDDGLETSPREHRTCMNTLRGCCFAFGLKELFRFGNDRSYYSLRDTWRDD is encoded by the exons ATGAGCTTTCATCGCCGGACTTTTTCATACGATAAGCTTCCTACCGAACCTATTAGGCTCTCCGTTCTCAAACTAGATAGCTCTTCCTTCG ATGTTCACGTAACGAGCTCGGCGAGCGTTAAGGATCTTAAGCATGCCATAGAGACTGCCTTCAGCCACGTCCCCAAGAAGGGCCCCTCCAAGATCTCATG GCCACACGTGTGGGGGCATTTCTGCTTGTGTTTTGGGGATCAGAAGCTGGTCACCGATACGGAGTGCATCGGAAGTTATGGGATGAAGGACGGTGATGAG GTAAGGTTCGAGAACCATGTGTCAGGCAATGCCGTATTGAACAAGGGATACTCTAGAAAATCCAAACAAAAGAACTC AGAGAGGGTAGGGCCAAAggatgaagatgaggaagctAATAGGATAGAGGAGATTGATCAAGGCTCTTGGGATGATCTCGAGAAAGGAAGCTTAGTTAGGTACAAAGACGATGGCTTAGAAACTTCACCAAGGGAACACAGGACTTGTATGAACACTCTCCGAGGTTGCTGCTTTGCTTTTGGTTTAAAGGAGCTTTTTCGGTTTGGCAATGATAGAAGCTATTACTCTTTAAGAGATACTTGGAGAGACGATTGA
- the BNAC07G29400D gene encoding uncharacterized protein BNAC07G29400D — translation MHIREYIPSWIFQLFGCMGGCFGSCNKPPPLIVAVDEPSKGLRIQGRLVKKPSVSDDFWSTSTCDMDNNSTMQSQRSVSSISFTNNTATSASSSSNPNEFVNTGLNLWNQTRQQWLASGSSQTKAKVREPTISWNATYESLLGVNKRFSRPIPLPEMVDFLVDVWEQEGLYD, via the exons ATGCATATCCGTGAATATATTCCTTCTTGGATCTTCCAGTTATTTGGTTGCATGGG AGGTTGTTTTGGGAGCTGTAATAAACCACCACCGCTTATAGTTGCAGTGGATGAGCCTTCTAAAGGGTTAAGGATTCAAGGTCGTTTAGTGAAGAAGCCGAGCGTATCAGACGATTTCTGGAGCACGAGCACCTGCGATATGGATAACAACAGCACGATGCAGTCACAGAGAAGCGTTTCTTCTATTAGCTTCACTAACAACACTGCTACTTCTGCAAGTAGTAGTAGCAACCCCAATGAATTTGTAAACACCG GATTGAACCTCTGGAACCAAACAAGACAACAGTGGCTTGCAAGTGGATCTTCTCAAACAAAGGCCAAAGTTCGAGAACCTACAATAAG cTGGAATGCAACATATGAGAGCTTGTTGGGTGTGAACAAGCGGTTCTCACGTCCAATACCTCTTCCT GAAATGGTGGATTTTCTGGTGGATGTGTGGGAGCAAGAGGGCTTGTATGATTGA